The following proteins are co-located in the Carassius gibelio isolate Cgi1373 ecotype wild population from Czech Republic chromosome A9, carGib1.2-hapl.c, whole genome shotgun sequence genome:
- the LOC128019811 gene encoding S-formylglutathione hydrolase isoform X2, whose translation MALTQVSSNKCCDGYQKVFEHDSSELKCKMKFAIYLPPKAESSKCPVLYWLSGLTCTEQNFITKAGSQQAASEHGIIIVAPDTSPRGCNIEGEDESWDFGTGAGFYVNATQEPWKTNYRMYSYVTEELPRLVNSNFPADPEKMSISGHSMGGHGALICALKNPGKYKSVSAFAPICNPIQCAWGQKAFSGYLGPDKSIWESYDATVLAESYSGPELDILIDQGRDDQFLSASQLLPDNLIAACSKKKIPVVFRLQQGYDHSYYFIFSFINDHIKHHAKYLNA comes from the exons ATGGCATTAACGCAAGTTTCTTCTAATAAGTGCTGCGATGGATATCAGAAAGTGTTCGAGCATGACAG CTCCGAGTTAAAATGCAAAATGAAGTTCGCCATTTACCTTCCTCCCAAAGCTGAGAGCTCCAAATGCCCGGTGTTGTATTGGCTTTCAG gtttGACGTGCACAGAGCAAAACTTCATCACTAAGGCAGGGAGCCAGCAGGCAGCTTCTGAACATGGGATCATCATCGTAGCTCCAGACACCAGTCCAC GTGGCTGTAACATTGAAGGAGAGGATGAGAGCTGGGACTTCGGGACAGGTGCAGGATTCTACGTCAATGCCACCCAGGAGCCCTGGAAGACCAACTACCGCATGTACTCGTATGTCACCGAAGAG CTCCCACGACTGGTTAATTCTAATTTCCCTGCTGATCCGGAGAAGATGTCCATCTCTGGTCACTCCATGGGGGGCCACGGTGCTCTCATTTGTGCACTTAAGAATCCTGGGAAATATAAG TCAGTGTCAGCGTTTGCACCCATCTGTAACCCTATACAATGTGCATGGGGACAGAAAGCTTTTTCTGGCTATCTTGGACCGGACAAGTCCATCTGGGAG TCGTATGATGCTACTGTATTGGCTGAATCATATTCTGGGCCTGAGCTTGATATTCTGATTGATCAAGGCCGTGATGATCAGTTCTTATCTGCCAGTCAGCTGCTTCCTGACAATCTGATCGCTGCCTGTTCCAAGAAGAAAATTCCTGTGGTTTTCCGCCTTCAGCAG GGTTATGATCACAGCTACTATTTCATCTTCTCCTTCATCAACGACCACATCAAGCACCATGCCAAATATCTGAATGCCTGA
- the LOC128019811 gene encoding S-formylglutathione hydrolase isoform X1 has protein sequence MRRLHESRVLNMNRLTKLFDKSQIVLRNINSELKCHSLYITVNSAMALTQVSSNKCCDGYQKVFEHDSSELKCKMKFAIYLPPKAESSKCPVLYWLSGLTCTEQNFITKAGSQQAASEHGIIIVAPDTSPRGCNIEGEDESWDFGTGAGFYVNATQEPWKTNYRMYSYVTEELPRLVNSNFPADPEKMSISGHSMGGHGALICALKNPGKYKSVSAFAPICNPIQCAWGQKAFSGYLGPDKSIWESYDATVLAESYSGPELDILIDQGRDDQFLSASQLLPDNLIAACSKKKIPVVFRLQQGYDHSYYFIFSFINDHIKHHAKYLNA, from the exons ATGCGCAGACTCCATGAGTCCAGAGTGTTAAATATGAATCGTTTAACAAAATTATTTGATAAGTCTCAAATCGTGTTAAGAAACATCAACAGTGAACTAAAATGTCACTCTTTATACAT CACAGTTAACAGTGCAATGGCATTAACGCAAGTTTCTTCTAATAAGTGCTGCGATGGATATCAGAAAGTGTTCGAGCATGACAG CTCCGAGTTAAAATGCAAAATGAAGTTCGCCATTTACCTTCCTCCCAAAGCTGAGAGCTCCAAATGCCCGGTGTTGTATTGGCTTTCAG gtttGACGTGCACAGAGCAAAACTTCATCACTAAGGCAGGGAGCCAGCAGGCAGCTTCTGAACATGGGATCATCATCGTAGCTCCAGACACCAGTCCAC GTGGCTGTAACATTGAAGGAGAGGATGAGAGCTGGGACTTCGGGACAGGTGCAGGATTCTACGTCAATGCCACCCAGGAGCCCTGGAAGACCAACTACCGCATGTACTCGTATGTCACCGAAGAG CTCCCACGACTGGTTAATTCTAATTTCCCTGCTGATCCGGAGAAGATGTCCATCTCTGGTCACTCCATGGGGGGCCACGGTGCTCTCATTTGTGCACTTAAGAATCCTGGGAAATATAAG TCAGTGTCAGCGTTTGCACCCATCTGTAACCCTATACAATGTGCATGGGGACAGAAAGCTTTTTCTGGCTATCTTGGACCGGACAAGTCCATCTGGGAG TCGTATGATGCTACTGTATTGGCTGAATCATATTCTGGGCCTGAGCTTGATATTCTGATTGATCAAGGCCGTGATGATCAGTTCTTATCTGCCAGTCAGCTGCTTCCTGACAATCTGATCGCTGCCTGTTCCAAGAAGAAAATTCCTGTGGTTTTCCGCCTTCAGCAG GGTTATGATCACAGCTACTATTTCATCTTCTCCTTCATCAACGACCACATCAAGCACCATGCCAAATATCTGAATGCCTGA